TCGCGGCCCTGATCGAGAGATGGGGCCGAGAGGGCGAGCCGATCGTGATCGTGCGTCACGATTCCCCGAAAGAAGGCTCACCCCTGCACCCTTCGGCGCCGGGGAACGCGCTCGTGTCGGCGGTGGCCGCCGTCGAGCCCGACGTCCTCGTGAGTAAGAGCGTGAACTCGGCGTTCTACGGCGACCCCGACCTGCAGGCCTGGCTCGAGGAGCGTGGCATCCGGGATCTGGTGATCTGCGGCATCCAGACGAACATGTGCGTCGAGACGACCGCGCGGATGGCGGGGAATCTCGGGTACGACGTGACCGTCGCGCTGGATGCCACGCGCACGTTCGATCTGACGGGCGAGGTCGCGGGCGTCGGGACGGTGAGCCGCACGGCGGCGGAACTGATGGCCGAGACCGCGCTGGTGCTGCAGCAGGGCGGATTCGCGCGGATCGTGAGGACGGCCGACCTGCTCTGACGCGAGGATCCGGCCCCCGGAGGCGATGTCGGAGGTAGATCGTATCTTCGAACCACAGGGATTGAGAGTGTAGAACACATGTTCTAACCTGTGGGAGTGAGGGCGATCGTGCGAGACCAGGTGCAGGCGGTGCCTGACATCCACGCGCTGCGAGACCGTCTCGAGCGCATGCAGGGCCGGCGGATGGATGCCCCGATCCTCCCGACGCATCCCGCGTTCACGTCTCTGCTCCCCGGTGGGGGCCTACGCTCGGGCTCGGCCTACGCGGTCGCCCGGTCGGCGTCGCTGCTGCTCGCCCTCATGGCGCGTCCGTCGCAGGACGGAGCCTGGTGCGGGGTGATCGGCATGCCCGAATTGGGGGCGGAGGCCGCCGAGAAGTACGGGCTCGACCTCGATCGTCTCGTCTTCATCCCGGATCCGGGGCCGCGGTGGCTCGCGGTCACGGCGACGATCGCGGAGGTGCTGCCCGTCGTCGCGGTCCGCCCCCCGCAGGGGTCGAACGCGGCACGTGGGGGTGCCGAGGCCACCCGGTTGGCCGCGCGCTTGCGTGACCGGGGGACTGTTCTGCTGGTGCAGGGGTCGTGGCCGCAGGCCGAAGCGGTCATCGACGTGGCCGACCCGCGGTGGACGGGTCTGGGGCAGGGGAACGGGTATCTTGCCGGCCGCGAGCTGACGGTGTCGGTGAGCAGCCGACGCTCCCCGAACGCGCGACGGGCGCGCATGCTGCTGCCCGCCGCGGACGGCACGATCGAGTTGCTCGGCGCCCCGACCGAACGTCTCGTCCCGCGCACGCACGAGACGTACCGCACGCGGGCGGTGGGCTGATGCAGGCACCCACGCGCAGTCTCGTGCTGTGGTTCCCCGATTGGCCGATCACGGCGTTCGTGCACGAGGCGTCGTCACCACCGCGCGACGATGCTCCCGTCGCGGTGTTCGCCCACAACGTCGTCGTCGCCTGTTCGGCCGCCGCCCGCGTGCAGGGGGTGCGGCGGGGACAACGTCGACGCGACGCCCAGGCGCTCTGCCCCGCGCTCATGGTGATCGCCGCCGACCCGGTCCGCGACGCACGGGTCTTCGGCCCCGTGGTCGCGCGCATCGAAGACCGTGCGCCGGGGGTGCAGGTCGTCCGTCCCGGTCTCTGCGCGCTGCGGGCCCGAGGGCCCGCCCGGTATTACGGCGGCGAAGCCGAGGCCGCACGCACCCTCGTCGACCTCCTCGCCGCCGAGGGGTTCTTCGGAGTGCGCGCGAGCGTCGCCGACGGCATCTTCACCGCCGGTCATGCGGCCCGCGCCGCGTCCTCCGAGGAACCCGTGCGGGTGGTGCCGCCCGGTGAGGCCGCGCCCTTCCTCGCCCCGCTGTCGGTGGCGGCCCTCGACGACGAAGAGATGGCGAGTCTGCTCGCCCGGCTCGGCGTCCACACCCTCGGAGCTTTCGCCGCGATGCCCGTCGAGCGGGTGCAGGAGAGGTTCGGTCCGCGCGGGGTGCGGCTTCATTCCCTCGCCGGAGGGCGCGACTCCCAACCGGTCGAACCGCGTACTCCGCCACCGGAACTGCACCGCGACGTGGCGTTCGAACCCCCGCTCGACCTCGCCGATCAGGTCGCTTTCGGGATGCGCGTGGCGGCCGAGGAGTTCATCGCCCATCTCGGGGCCCAGAACCTCGTCTGCACCGAGCTTCGTGTCGTGCTTTCGGGCGAGCGCGGCGAACGCAGTGAGCGCGTGTGGTTGCATCCCGGTTCGTTCGACGCCGCCGCGGTCGTCGACCGGGTGCGCTGGCAGCTGGCCGAGGACGGGCAGGGCATCTTCGGCAGCGGGGTCGCCGGGGTGCACATCGAGCCCGAGGCCGTCGACGACGCCGCGCACCACAGTAAGGGGCTCTTCGGGGCCGGTCCCGACGAACGGGTGCATCACGCGCTGTCCCGCGTGCAGGCCATGCTCGGCCACCGCGGGGTGGTCACGCCGACGATCGGGGGAGGCCGGTGGCTCGCCGAGCGCCAGGTGCTCGTGCCGTGGGGGGACCGGGCGGTGACGGCGAAGGATCGTGCCCGCCCGTGGCCGGGAAGCCTGCCGGATCCGTTGCCGGCGACCGTCTACCCCGAACCGCGGCTCGTCGAGGTCACCGACATCGCGGGGGCCCCGGTCACCGTGGGCGAGCGCGACGTGCTGAGCGCTCCGCCCGCCGTGTTGGTGACGGGGGAGCGACGCAGCCGCATCCGCGAGTGGGCGGGTCCCTGGCCGATCAGCGAGCGTGGATGGGATCCGCTGCGCCGGCGCCGGGCGCATCGGTTCCAGGTGGTCGACGCCGACGGCGGCGCCTGGCTGCTGGTGGTCGAAGAGGGCGAGTGGCGGGCGGAGGGACGCTATGACTGAGCCGGATGCCGCGCCTTCTCGCTCTGTGGCGGGGGTGCGCTGATGGGGTGGGCCAACCCGCCGGTGAAGTGGTCGGAGCTCGAGCGGCTGCTGAGCGATGCTCGGCGCCCGACCGGCGCTCCGCCGAACGGCGATGGAGGCGACAGTCCGGCGTGGTCCCACAAGCGCGGGGCCTACGTCCCCCCGGCGATCGAGCGGCCGGCCGACACCGTGCCCTACGCCGAATTGCACGCGCACTCGTCGTACTCGTTCCTCGACGGGGCCTCCTCGCCCGAGGAACTCGTCGAAGAGGCCGAGCGCCTGGGGCTGCACGCGCTGGCGGTCACGGATCACGACGGGTTCTACGGGATCGTGCGCTTCGCCGAGGCGGCCGAGGCTCGGGCGGTGCAGACCGTGTTCGGAGCGGAGCTGTCGCTCGAGCTCCCCGCGCCCCAGAAGGGGGAGGCCGATCCTGCCGGATCCCACCTGCTCGTGCTCGCCCGCGGAGAGGAGGGGTATCACCGTCTCGCCGCGGCGATCACCCACGCACAGCTCACGGGAGCAGAGAAGGGGCGCCCGGTGTACGACCTCGCCGAGTTGTCGGAGCGGTCCGGCGGCCCGGCGGATCCGCACTGGGCGGTGCTCACCGGATGCCGGAAGGGGGCCGTGCGTCAGGCTCTGGCATCCGCGGGTCCGGAGGCGGCCGCCCGCGAACTCGACGCGCTCGTCGACCTGTTCGGGGCCGAGGCCGTGTTCGTCGAGCTGATGGATCAGGGCAACCCTCTCGACTCGCGCCACAACGACGTGCTGGCGGGGCTCGCCGCGGAGCGTGGACTGCCGATCCTCGCGACCAACAACGTGCACTACGCCGTCCCGGAGAAGGAGCTGCTCGCGGCCGCCGTCGCCGCGGTGCGGGCGAACCGCGGCCTCGACGAACTCGATGGCTGGCTTCCCGCCCATGCCGGTGCGCATCTGCGGTCGGGGGCCGAGATGGCCGCCCGGTTCGCCCGCTACCCGGGCGCGGTGGCGCGCACCGTGACGCTCGCCGACGAGCTCGCCTTCCCCCTGCGACGGGCGAAGCCCGCGCTGCCGAAGCAGGACGTGCCCGAGGGGCACACCCCCATGTCCTGGTTGCGGCACCTGGTGTGGGAGGCCGTGCCGCGCAAGTATCCGAACCTCTCCGACGAGGATCGTGACCGTATCGAGCGCGAGCTCGGCGTCATCGAGATGAAGGACTTCCCGGGGTATTTCCTCATCGTCTACGGCATCGTGGCCGAGGCCCGGCGTCGCGGCATCCTGTGTCAGGGGCGCGGATCGGCTGCGAACAGCGCTGTCTGCTTCCTGCTCGAGATCACCGCGGTCGACTCGATCTTCTACAAGCTGCCGTTCGAGCGGTTCCTCTCGAGCCTGCGCGACGAGGAACCCGACATCGATGTCGACTTCGACTCGGATCGCCGCGAAGAGATCATCCAGTGGGTCTACGAGACCTACGGGCGCGAGCGCGCGGCGCAGGTGGCGAACGTCATCCAGTACCGGCCGAAGAACGCGGTCCGCGACATGGCGCGGGCGCTCGGGCATTCGCCCGGGCAGCAGGACGCCTGGTCGAAGCAGGTCGAGCGGTGGGGCGCGACGCTCGAGACCGGGGCCGACCACGACATCCCCGACCAGGTGATCGAGTTCGCGGCGGAACTGCTGAAGGCGCCGCGGCATCTCGGCATCCATTCGGGGGGCATGG
This portion of the Microbacterium testaceum StLB037 genome encodes:
- a CDS encoding cysteine hydrolase family protein, which encodes MTRALIVIDMQRGFDDLAFWGPTANPECEANVAALIERWGREGEPIVIVRHDSPKEGSPLHPSAPGNALVSAVAAVEPDVLVSKSVNSAFYGDPDLQAWLEERGIRDLVICGIQTNMCVETTARMAGNLGYDVTVALDATRTFDLTGEVAGVGTVSRTAAELMAETALVLQQGGFARIVRTADLL
- a CDS encoding DNA polymerase Y family protein; the protein is MQAPTRSLVLWFPDWPITAFVHEASSPPRDDAPVAVFAHNVVVACSAAARVQGVRRGQRRRDAQALCPALMVIAADPVRDARVFGPVVARIEDRAPGVQVVRPGLCALRARGPARYYGGEAEAARTLVDLLAAEGFFGVRASVADGIFTAGHAARAASSEEPVRVVPPGEAAPFLAPLSVAALDDEEMASLLARLGVHTLGAFAAMPVERVQERFGPRGVRLHSLAGGRDSQPVEPRTPPPELHRDVAFEPPLDLADQVAFGMRVAAEEFIAHLGAQNLVCTELRVVLSGERGERSERVWLHPGSFDAAAVVDRVRWQLAEDGQGIFGSGVAGVHIEPEAVDDAAHHSKGLFGAGPDERVHHALSRVQAMLGHRGVVTPTIGGGRWLAERQVLVPWGDRAVTAKDRARPWPGSLPDPLPATVYPEPRLVEVTDIAGAPVTVGERDVLSAPPAVLVTGERRSRIREWAGPWPISERGWDPLRRRRAHRFQVVDADGGAWLLVVEEGEWRAEGRYD